In Planctomycetota bacterium, the following are encoded in one genomic region:
- a CDS encoding SPASM domain-containing protein, giving the protein MANYIADVMSKKLDDKYLVSTISGAWDVLTEPEYKSLITYQAEKDPDLYKRLEEEGIILTKGNIELIKNRLRQRYSFLCEPVALHIIVATNRCTHRCIYCHAASPAPELTGVQDMSKETADNVSDFILSSTAKVLSAEFQGGESLLNLEIVKYIAGKLEKERGDKRIIYRLVTNLSGMTEEIFTDLLKMGFNVVTSLDGPKELHNKQRLMANTNSYDNVIKWFDYARERFNKNIGTLATTTRYSLEYGAKAIIGEYVKHKIYHIRLRELNLSGATIPHWKEIGYTPEEYFDFWKEGVDYCIQLYEQGIPMREDMTTIILERLLSPAGGVYMCYRSPCGAGINQVSYDPAGDIYFCDASRSFGESFTIGNVSEMTYEDLITKTKGLRGLSNLNTPCRQCVWSPYCGTCLLQPSGKEEGFIPIKLRDFHCQLRQKQLEYVVKLLLGEHKNTLLEWWEATSRMSGRSVDLDYQPKV; this is encoded by the coding sequence ATGGCAAATTATATCGCTGATGTGATGAGCAAGAAATTGGATGACAAATATCTGGTTTCTACTATTTCCGGCGCCTGGGATGTCCTGACCGAGCCGGAATATAAGTCGCTGATAACCTACCAAGCTGAGAAAGACCCGGATTTATATAAGAGGTTGGAAGAAGAAGGCATTATTCTTACCAAGGGGAATATAGAACTTATTAAAAACCGGCTCCGTCAGCGCTATTCTTTCTTATGCGAGCCGGTGGCGCTCCATATTATTGTGGCTACTAATCGCTGCACGCACCGCTGTATATATTGTCATGCGGCATCGCCTGCTCCGGAACTGACGGGGGTGCAAGATATGTCTAAAGAAACAGCCGATAATGTATCTGATTTTATCTTATCGTCAACTGCTAAGGTTCTTTCGGCTGAGTTCCAGGGAGGCGAATCACTTCTGAATTTAGAAATAGTAAAATATATCGCCGGTAAATTGGAAAAAGAAAGAGGTGATAAAAGAATAATTTATCGTTTAGTGACAAATCTTTCAGGGATGACAGAGGAAATCTTTACTGATTTATTAAAGATGGGATTCAATGTAGTTACTTCTTTGGATGGCCCTAAGGAATTGCATAACAAGCAGCGACTGATGGCGAATACAAACAGCTATGATAATGTTATTAAATGGTTTGATTATGCGCGGGAACGATTCAACAAGAATATTGGGACTTTGGCTACTACGACACGTTATTCTTTGGAGTATGGCGCCAAGGCCATTATTGGTGAGTACGTGAAGCATAAAATATATCATATTAGATTAAGGGAGCTGAATTTATCGGGCGCAACTATTCCTCATTGGAAAGAAATCGGCTACACGCCGGAAGAGTATTTTGACTTCTGGAAAGAAGGAGTGGACTATTGTATCCAACTCTATGAACAGGGTATTCCCATGCGGGAGGATATGACCACGATTATTTTAGAAAGATTACTTAGCCCCGCAGGCGGAGTGTATATGTGTTACAGAAGTCCTTGCGGCGCCGGTATAAACCAGGTGTCATACGACCCGGCCGGTGATATTTATTTCTGCGACGCAAGCAGAAGTTTTGGCGAGTCATTTACTATCGGGAATGTCAGTGAGATGACATACGAGGATTTGATAACCAAAACCAAAGGACTCAGGGGGTTGAGTAACCTGAATACTCCTTGTAGGCAATGTGTCTGGTCGCCTTATTGCGGGACCTGCCTGCTTCAGCCATCCGGGAAAGAAGAAGGATTTATTCCCATTAAACTCCGCGACTTCCACTGCCAACTCAGGCAGAAACAATTAGAATA
- a CDS encoding aspartate kinase gives MKVLKFGGASLQDGNSLKQIADVISTTKGPKAIVLSAFNGVTDELNNLLNRILNKNFSEKQISTFVNKLKLEHLEFLKQALSGIAVFDETYRLIEGQCNRLERLLYGLRYIDEITERSRDLINSFGERLSVIIAAEALTHLGINCQALEADKIGVVTDGLFGKSSALLPVVRKNMGRVVMPLIRRNIVPVITGYFGCDKHGRTTTFGRGGSDYSASVMAYALDADALELWKDVDGFMSADPEIIPQARLIKHLSYKEAAELAYFGSTILHPRTVEPVLLKNIPIIIRNTFNPKGSGTVIHNYHIAHSIPVKGITYEKASGFIKVHGYGSGFGYKPEVVNEITGRLLENNINIKSILSAPTGIGLVFGKEDFDEAFSVLSRTPIKLVSGFEKVLDQALIAFVGEGMTKEQGVAARVFNCLANKRINIEMISAGASSAAGFFIIRRRDLKKTITTLYKEFFT, from the coding sequence ATGAAAGTACTAAAATTCGGCGGCGCCAGTTTGCAGGACGGCAACTCCCTGAAACAGATTGCTGATGTTATTTCCACCACCAAGGGCCCCAAAGCCATAGTTCTTTCCGCCTTTAACGGCGTCACAGATGAACTGAATAATTTGCTGAACCGTATTCTTAATAAGAATTTCAGCGAGAAGCAGATCAGCACTTTTGTTAATAAGCTTAAACTGGAGCACCTGGAGTTTCTCAAGCAGGCGTTATCCGGCATCGCGGTGTTTGACGAGACCTACCGGTTGATTGAAGGGCAGTGCAATCGGTTGGAGCGGCTGCTTTACGGCCTGCGCTACATAGATGAGATAACCGAGCGTTCGCGCGACCTGATAAACAGTTTTGGGGAGCGGCTTTCGGTTATTATCGCGGCTGAGGCGTTGACTCATTTAGGGATAAACTGCCAGGCGCTTGAGGCGGACAAAATCGGCGTGGTCACCGACGGACTGTTCGGCAAGTCATCGGCTTTATTACCGGTGGTGCGCAAGAATATGGGCCGGGTGGTGATGCCGCTGATAAGGCGTAATATTGTTCCGGTCATCACCGGTTATTTTGGATGCGACAAGCACGGCCGGACCACCACCTTCGGCCGGGGCGGGAGCGACTACAGCGCCTCGGTCATGGCTTATGCCCTTGATGCGGATGCGCTGGAACTCTGGAAGGATGTGGACGGCTTTATGAGCGCCGACCCGGAGATTATCCCCCAGGCGCGTTTGATAAAACATCTTTCTTACAAGGAAGCCGCGGAATTGGCCTATTTCGGTTCAACTATACTTCATCCCCGGACCGTTGAACCGGTGCTGTTGAAGAATATACCCATTATAATTCGCAATACCTTTAATCCAAAGGGCTCAGGCACAGTTATACATAATTATCACATTGCGCATTCTATCCCGGTTAAAGGCATTACGTATGAAAAGGCGTCGGGTTTTATCAAGGTGCATGGCTATGGCTCCGGATTTGGATATAAGCCAGAGGTGGTCAACGAGATTACCGGACGTCTGCTAGAAAATAATATAAATATTAAAAGCATTCTTTCGGCGCCGACCGGCATCGGACTGGTCTTCGGCAAAGAGGATTTTGATGAGGCCTTCTCAGTTTTGAGCCGAACGCCGATTAAACTGGTCAGCGGGTTTGAGAAGGTTCTGGACCAGGCGCTGATTGCCTTTGTCGGAGAGGGCATGACCAAAGAGCAGGGCGTCGCGGCCCGGGTTTTCAATTGCCTGGCTAACAAGAGAATTAATATTGAGATGATTTCAGCCGGGGCATCATCCGCGGCCGGATTCTTTATCATCCGCCGCCGGGACCTCAAGAAAACCATCACGACGCTATATAAAGAGTTTTTTACTTGA
- a CDS encoding VCBS repeat-containing protein: MRRVIIVLFLLLPLSVFAQRGDLDEETQPIGLEHFSIKDIAINGHSESFNLIDLNNDGIKEIIYIQTETASLEILSYDKSNSEYRPKQTIKIPAGAMIIYVGNYLPAGGAEIAFYTSDSVFCYKQADGSGYNEERILLASEQSIFYPSETNTNALPLIKEGADINNDGIDDLIIPTKDGYLICWGPYENAKPARKQIINQPASHAIKTSDSSFITISSALPHVSLKDLNGDGLKDVALGFPNRLNYYFQNKANGFFPEAPSGEFRMDFLAPSANQSGSNVLLYSNQFADLNADGFMDLVIASTSGDMSDIGNMVTRIFIFLNNSSGNPAPNGSRGGKGEISAGPIYSTPPAQVINLKGICPLWGITEINGDNYPDLFIISFKFSLIKKAVLGYIPIIYQVYLNTAVTAPANKPGKNFPMAPDYERNVSFPSSFLGKGTGYFSHIYFGYDYNADNRTDLLTISGPEKKKGAVTIYCGRQKDKLTRPDGVSFEKDELLLCPVRIPDKAVVADLNNDKKNDIILQYKSKLTILMAK, encoded by the coding sequence ATGAGACGTGTCATAATTGTTCTATTTCTGCTGCTTCCCCTATCCGTCTTTGCCCAGCGGGGCGACCTGGATGAGGAAACCCAGCCGATTGGATTAGAGCATTTCAGCATAAAAGATATCGCCATAAACGGACATTCAGAATCGTTTAACCTGATAGACCTTAACAACGACGGGATTAAGGAAATCATCTATATCCAAACCGAGACTGCGTCCCTGGAAATACTTTCTTATGATAAATCCAATTCGGAGTATCGTCCTAAGCAGACGATAAAAATACCTGCGGGAGCTATGATTATATATGTCGGAAATTATCTTCCGGCCGGCGGCGCAGAAATCGCCTTCTACACCTCCGATAGCGTCTTCTGCTATAAGCAAGCTGACGGCTCCGGTTATAATGAAGAAAGAATATTATTGGCGTCCGAACAATCTATTTTCTATCCTTCCGAAACCAATACCAACGCCCTACCGCTTATCAAGGAAGGCGCGGATATAAATAATGACGGCATAGACGATCTGATTATCCCGACCAAAGACGGCTATCTGATTTGCTGGGGGCCTTACGAAAACGCCAAACCGGCCAGAAAACAGATTATCAACCAGCCGGCCTCACACGCAATCAAGACATCGGATTCGTCTTTTATCACCATCTCCTCAGCGCTGCCGCATGTTTCCCTCAAGGATTTGAACGGGGACGGGCTGAAAGATGTTGCTTTAGGGTTCCCCAACAGATTAAATTACTACTTCCAGAACAAGGCAAACGGATTCTTCCCCGAAGCCCCATCGGGCGAATTCCGCATGGATTTCCTTGCCCCTTCCGCCAACCAAAGCGGCAGTAACGTCCTGCTTTATTCAAACCAGTTCGCCGATTTGAATGCTGACGGCTTTATGGACCTGGTAATCGCTTCGACCAGCGGAGATATGTCAGATATCGGCAATATGGTGACGCGCATATTTATCTTCCTCAATAACAGTTCCGGCAATCCTGCCCCCAACGGGAGTCGGGGTGGGAAAGGAGAAATATCGGCTGGACCTATTTATTCCACGCCGCCGGCCCAGGTAATAAACCTAAAAGGAATCTGCCCGCTCTGGGGTATAACCGAAATAAACGGCGACAATTATCCGGACCTGTTCATCATCTCATTTAAATTCTCGCTCATAAAAAAGGCCGTCCTGGGATACATACCTATAATTTATCAGGTATACCTGAACACCGCAGTGACCGCGCCAGCGAACAAACCGGGGAAAAACTTCCCGATGGCGCCCGACTATGAACGCAATGTCAGTTTCCCATCTTCGTTTTTAGGCAAGGGAACCGGCTATTTCTCGCATATCTATTTCGGCTATGATTACAATGCTGATAATCGAACCGATCTCCTGACCATATCCGGGCCGGAAAAGAAGAAAGGCGCGGTCACCATCTATTGCGGCCGGCAGAAGGATAAATTAACCCGGCCGGATGGCGTGAGTTTTGAAAAGGATGAACTCCTCCTCTGCCCGGTAAGAATCCCTGATAAGGCAGTGGTAGCCGACCTGAATAACGACAAAAAAAACGACATCATCCTGCAGTATAAATCAAAACTGACGATTCTAATGGCAAAATAA
- a CDS encoding bifunctional folylpolyglutamate synthase/dihydrofolate synthase, translating into MLYTKLKSYSDAYQYLCRFTDYERMAKVHYSQTTYNLKRMKWLLQALGNPQNNLHCIHIAGTKGKGSTALMIARILSSAGYRTGLYTSPHLVDLRERIQLWHNDKQTLIPKNDFTNLMNHIADKTHFTIRHSPFAIGSPTFFETMTAMAFLYFTQHKVDFAVIEVGLGGRLDATNLITPIASVITRVDLDHTDKLGDTIKEIAHEKAGIIKPGVPVITFRQMTPADKVIKESAKAKKAPLHLAKILPHKLNLLGNHQQENYSLACGAIKLLNSANYTKINTAEINRALKELVLPGRLELVSRKPDPVRGRSPLGDRESVTPNSTLPKDNNKETVSDKIRFTSNGADIILDSAHNPVSIKATIETIQRLKYRKIILVLALSKDKDVKKILDIITPSVDVIILTKTSHPRLLEPNEFLKYLPENTDQVFIIEPEHKRALEKAVKLAAEDDLILITGSFYLAGEIKRIFNTNHTNKDESYPSFYSG; encoded by the coding sequence ATGCTCTACACCAAACTTAAATCCTATTCCGACGCCTATCAATATCTCTGCAGATTCACTGACTACGAACGAATGGCCAAGGTCCACTACAGCCAGACCACTTACAACCTCAAACGAATGAAGTGGCTCCTGCAGGCGCTCGGCAATCCGCAAAATAACCTGCATTGCATCCATATTGCCGGCACCAAGGGCAAGGGCTCGACCGCGCTGATGATTGCCAGGATATTATCATCTGCCGGATACCGGACCGGGCTTTACACCTCACCCCACCTGGTTGACCTGCGCGAACGGATACAGCTATGGCATAACGACAAACAAACCCTCATCCCCAAGAATGATTTCACTAACCTAATGAATCATATTGCAGATAAAACTCACTTCACCATTCGCCATTCACCATTCGCCATTGGTTCGCCCACTTTCTTTGAGACAATGACAGCCATGGCATTTTTATACTTTACACAACACAAAGTTGACTTTGCCGTAATTGAAGTCGGCCTGGGCGGACGGCTTGACGCCACCAATCTGATTACGCCGATAGCCAGTGTCATCACCAGGGTTGACCTTGACCATACCGATAAACTGGGGGATACCATAAAAGAAATCGCTCATGAGAAGGCCGGGATTATCAAACCGGGTGTTCCCGTAATAACCTTCAGGCAAATGACGCCAGCTGATAAGGTTATCAAAGAAAGTGCGAAAGCCAAAAAGGCGCCTCTTCATCTTGCAAAAATACTGCCCCATAAACTTAACCTGCTCGGCAATCATCAGCAGGAGAATTACTCGCTGGCCTGCGGCGCGATTAAACTGCTCAACTCCGCTAATTACACCAAAATAAATACAGCGGAAATAAACCGGGCGCTTAAAGAATTGGTGCTGCCCGGCAGACTGGAATTAGTCAGCCGCAAACCGGACCCCGTTAGAGGTAGGTCGCCCTTAGGCGACCGTGAATCGGTAACACCAAACTCTACTTTACCTAAAGATAATAATAAAGAAACTGTCTCAGATAAAATAAGATTTACCTCCAACGGGGCGGACATCATCCTGGACAGCGCCCATAATCCGGTTTCTATCAAGGCAACCATAGAAACAATTCAGCGCTTAAAATACCGTAAAATCATCCTGGTACTCGCCCTTTCAAAAGATAAAGACGTAAAAAAGATACTGGATATAATAACTCCTTCAGTTGATGTTATAATCCTTACCAAAACCAGCCATCCGCGCTTACTGGAGCCGAATGAATTCCTGAAATATCTACCCGAAAACACCGATCAGGTTTTTATTATTGAACCTGAGCATAAAAGGGCATTGGAAAAGGCGGTTAAATTAGCCGCTGAAGATGACCTGATTCTCATCACCGGCTCGTTCTACCTGGCCGGGGAAATAAAACGAATATTTAACACGAATCACACGAATAAAGACGAATCATACCCTTCGTTTTACTCAGGGTAA
- a CDS encoding deoxyguanosinetriphosphate triphosphohydrolase codes for MNTRNVLEKLENKLLAPYAMRSANSLGRKYPEPEHPYRTAFQRDRDRIIHSTAFRRMEYKTQVFVNHEGDHYRTRLTHTIEVTQIARTIGRALRLNEDLIETAALAHDLGHTPFGHAGEEALNHLMKEYGGFEHNSQGLKVVEFLERRYPQFTGLNLSYEVRESLIKHSTAYDNAEIPEAYHPEWQGLLEAQVVAMADMIAYDNHDLDDGIRAGLIKYEALKNCSLWQKASAGHKKKLSPAEQEMFLRPQSIISLINIEVSDLVENTLKLLKKCNIKSVADVRKHDEVIVRFSDKMAEESKELESFLYENLYKHYRVERMTQKAKRFIEDLFNAYLSDPKQLPPRYQKLAREPGSDPEMALRRSICDYIAGMTDRYAQEEYKKLFYPFERI; via the coding sequence ATGAATACTCGTAATGTCCTGGAAAAACTGGAAAACAAGCTACTGGCGCCCTATGCCATGAGGAGCGCTAACTCGCTCGGCCGCAAATATCCCGAGCCGGAGCATCCCTACCGAACCGCTTTCCAGCGGGACCGGGACCGGATTATCCACTCCACGGCCTTCCGGAGAATGGAATATAAGACCCAAGTCTTTGTCAACCACGAAGGCGACCATTACCGCACCCGCCTGACCCATACCATTGAAGTCACTCAGATTGCCCGAACCATCGGCCGGGCCCTGCGACTGAATGAAGACCTGATAGAAACCGCTGCCCTAGCCCACGACCTCGGACACACCCCTTTCGGCCACGCCGGCGAGGAGGCATTGAACCACCTGATGAAGGAATACGGCGGCTTTGAACATAATTCCCAGGGGCTTAAGGTCGTTGAATTCCTGGAACGCCGTTACCCACAATTCACCGGATTGAATCTTTCCTACGAGGTGCGGGAATCACTGATAAAACACTCCACCGCCTACGACAATGCCGAAATACCCGAGGCATACCACCCTGAATGGCAGGGACTGCTCGAGGCGCAGGTGGTGGCCATGGCTGATATGATTGCCTATGACAACCACGATTTGGACGACGGTATCCGGGCCGGCCTGATTAAATATGAAGCCCTCAAGAACTGCTCCCTCTGGCAAAAGGCCTCAGCCGGACACAAGAAGAAACTATCCCCGGCTGAGCAGGAAATGTTCCTCCGGCCCCAATCCATCATCTCGCTGATTAATATCGAGGTCAGCGATTTGGTTGAGAATACCTTGAAACTGCTCAAGAAATGTAATATCAAAAGCGTGGCTGATGTGCGGAAACACGACGAAGTGATTGTCCGGTTCTCCGATAAGATGGCCGAAGAAAGCAAGGAGCTGGAATCATTCTTATACGAGAATCTCTATAAGCATTACCGAGTGGAGCGGATGACCCAGAAGGCCAAGCGGTTTATCGAAGACCTGTTCAACGCATATTTGAGCGACCCGAAACAGCTGCCGCCCCGATACCAAAAACTGGCCCGGGAGCCGGGTTCTGACCCGGAAATGGCGCTGCGCCGGTCCATCTGCGATTATATCGCCGGCATGACCGACCGCTACGCCCAGGAAGAATATAAGAAACTATTTTATCCGTTTGAAAGAATATAA
- a CDS encoding TRAM domain-containing protein translates to MLYVLRALFIATSGLIGWNISGNFIGVIVGVLLSTLFVLIELWFTRRFIATISIVIFGLIFGFIVSYLFTNVVFMLGWTEIMAKDLPDFKFWFQFSITFLFSFITVIAIIRSKDDFKFVIPFVELSPSHKSGKPWIVDTSVIIDGRIASILEAMAIDSPLIVPKFVLEELQKVADSSDKSKRTRGKYGLDVLDQIRKNKRLDIRIDEAEFPYIKETDMKLVKLSQSLNGHLVTNDFNLNKVAKLQGLEVININELSNALKPVVLPGEIIELKILKPGEEPKQGVGYLQDGTMVVVEGAQHRIGQKVMVTVTSALQTAAGKMIFGELERR, encoded by the coding sequence ATGCTATACGTTTTAAGGGCATTATTCATCGCCACCAGCGGGCTGATCGGCTGGAACATCTCCGGTAATTTCATCGGTGTTATCGTCGGCGTGTTGCTGTCCACCCTTTTCGTCCTGATAGAATTGTGGTTCACCCGCCGGTTCATCGCCACAATTTCCATCGTGATTTTCGGGCTGATTTTCGGATTCATTGTTTCCTACCTGTTTACCAATGTCGTCTTTATGCTCGGCTGGACCGAGATAATGGCCAAGGACCTGCCGGACTTTAAGTTCTGGTTCCAGTTCTCCATCACCTTCCTGTTCAGTTTCATTACAGTCATCGCCATTATCCGCAGCAAGGATGATTTCAAGTTCGTGATTCCCTTTGTGGAACTCTCGCCCAGCCATAAAAGCGGCAAGCCCTGGATTGTCGATACCAGCGTCATCATCGACGGCAGGATCGCCAGCATCCTTGAGGCCATGGCCATTGATTCCCCACTGATTGTCCCCAAGTTTGTCCTGGAAGAACTCCAGAAGGTGGCCGACTCATCGGACAAATCCAAGCGGACCAGGGGCAAATACGGGCTGGATGTCCTGGACCAGATACGCAAGAATAAGCGATTGGATATTCGGATTGACGAGGCCGAATTCCCCTACATCAAGGAAACCGACATGAAACTGGTCAAACTGTCCCAGTCGCTCAACGGCCATCTGGTCACCAACGACTTCAATCTAAATAAGGTGGCCAAATTGCAGGGTCTGGAGGTCATCAATATCAACGAACTCTCCAACGCCCTAAAACCGGTGGTCCTGCCCGGCGAGATTATAGAACTGAAGATTCTTAAACCCGGCGAAGAGCCCAAGCAGGGGGTGGGTTATCTCCAGGACGGCACCATGGTGGTAGTGGAGGGCGCCCAGCATCGCATCGGCCAGAAGGTCATGGTGACGGTCACCAGCGCCCTGCAAACCGCGGCCGGCAAGATGATTTTCGGGGAATTGGAAAGACGGTAG
- a CDS encoding DNA translocase FtsK, translating to MTADKNKRSIRPIIGVFLILLALFLEFSLITHSTTDNPAWHYNADKPVGFSNWGGTVGNFFATNLFLVFGIVAYLLAAMVGLWGIFLIWRRQISVLPLKILCLIIFIAAALSLAGLVTPAGFNSGRMETLGGLTGAALAGFTIHTFGSIGSYLLALFVLGASIILATDWLAYDVGAKFGRIIYAMAARFIGFINALRQGIDRKHAQDKMIKQLTKSGVPAPVTTPMVSVEDGDFGSDQDEPGEDDDARISKIAETKPRVAPVREPAKAREVMVGNFKLPGLDLLEDPEAMPDSDNADEVKDRIVVIEGTLRNFGIEAKVVNIERGPVVTKYEIELAPGISVHKVAGMIDDLSIALKSPNVTVVAPIPGKSTVGIDVPNTYKGIVRLKELVTNNDFILPLCLGKDAAGTPVVRELDEMPHILIAGTTGSGKSICIDSGILSMLMKRTPDELKLLLIDPKMVELSAFKDIPHLISPVVTDMKRAPLILQWLVRTMDERYELLLRVGVKKISSYNQLTTDKIKERLSEEGEEPVDVPNKLPYIVVVIDELADLMMAASDDVENAITRLAQKSRAVGIHLILATQRPSVDVITGLIKSNMPARIAFKVASKVDSRTILDRNGAERLLGKGDMLFLPPSSTDLIRAQCTFVSDKEIHNIVDFLKKQGSPVYDTELLELESKRDFENLEDDELFEDAVRVVLETQRGSVSLIQRRLNIGYSRAARLIEMMAKVGIVGGYKNSKAREVIMNLADWENAKTTAGRQ from the coding sequence ATGACTGCAGACAAAAACAAGCGTTCCATCAGGCCCATTATCGGCGTATTCTTAATACTATTGGCCCTATTTTTAGAGTTCAGTTTGATTACCCACAGCACAACCGATAACCCGGCCTGGCATTATAACGCGGATAAGCCGGTTGGTTTCAGCAACTGGGGCGGGACGGTCGGCAATTTCTTCGCCACCAACCTGTTTCTTGTTTTCGGTATTGTGGCATATCTTTTAGCGGCCATGGTCGGGCTCTGGGGCATATTCCTGATATGGCGCCGGCAGATTTCGGTCCTGCCGCTAAAGATATTGTGCCTGATTATATTCATAGCCGCCGCATTGTCATTAGCCGGATTGGTTACGCCGGCCGGGTTTAACTCGGGCCGGATGGAGACCCTGGGCGGACTGACCGGCGCGGCTCTGGCCGGATTCACCATCCATACCTTTGGCTCAATCGGTTCGTATCTGCTGGCTCTTTTTGTCTTGGGGGCTTCCATTATCTTGGCCACGGATTGGCTGGCCTATGATGTCGGCGCCAAATTCGGCCGGATTATATACGCCATGGCCGCCAGATTCATCGGATTCATTAATGCGCTCCGCCAGGGCATTGACCGCAAGCACGCCCAGGATAAGATGATTAAACAACTGACCAAATCCGGTGTGCCAGCTCCGGTTACAACACCCATGGTTTCCGTGGAAGATGGCGATTTTGGCTCTGATCAGGATGAGCCGGGAGAGGATGATGACGCCAGAATCAGCAAGATTGCCGAGACCAAGCCCAGGGTTGCTCCGGTAAGAGAGCCGGCCAAGGCTCGGGAGGTTATGGTCGGCAATTTCAAGCTGCCCGGCTTGGACCTGCTGGAAGACCCGGAGGCGATGCCGGATTCGGATAATGCCGACGAGGTCAAGGACCGGATTGTCGTGATAGAAGGAACCCTGCGCAATTTCGGCATCGAGGCCAAGGTGGTAAACATTGAACGTGGGCCGGTGGTGACCAAATACGAGATAGAACTGGCGCCCGGCATCAGCGTCCACAAGGTGGCCGGGATGATAGATGATTTGTCTATTGCCCTGAAATCGCCCAATGTCACGGTGGTGGCGCCGATTCCGGGCAAGTCCACGGTCGGCATCGACGTGCCCAATACCTATAAAGGCATTGTCCGCCTGAAGGAACTGGTTACCAATAACGACTTTATCCTGCCGCTGTGCCTGGGCAAGGACGCGGCCGGAACCCCGGTCGTCCGCGAGCTGGACGAGATGCCGCACATATTGATTGCCGGCACGACCGGCTCGGGCAAGTCCATCTGCATTGACAGCGGCATCCTGAGCATGCTCATGAAGCGGACGCCGGATGAACTCAAGCTCCTGCTGATTGACCCGAAGATGGTGGAGCTGTCGGCATTCAAGGATATCCCGCACCTGATTTCGCCGGTGGTGACGGATATGAAACGGGCGCCGTTGATTCTTCAGTGGCTGGTCCGGACTATGGACGAGCGCTATGAATTACTCCTCCGGGTGGGCGTCAAGAAGATAAGTTCTTATAACCAGTTGACCACCGATAAAATCAAGGAGCGGCTGAGCGAGGAAGGTGAGGAACCTGTGGACGTGCCCAACAAACTGCCTTATATCGTGGTGGTGATAGACGAACTGGCCGACCTGATGATGGCCGCCTCGGACGACGTGGAAAACGCCATTACCCGGCTGGCCCAGAAATCCAGGGCGGTCGGGATTCACCTGATATTGGCCACCCAGCGGCCGTCCGTGGATGTGATAACCGGGCTGATAAAATCCAATATGCCGGCCCGGATTGCCTTCAAGGTGGCTTCCAAGGTGGATTCCCGGACCATCCTGGACCGCAACGGCGCCGAACGCCTGCTGGGCAAGGGCGATATGCTCTTCCTGCCACCGTCCTCGACTGATCTGATTCGGGCCCAGTGCACCTTTGTCAGCGACAAGGAAATCCATAACATTGTGGACTTCCTCAAGAAACAGGGTTCGCCGGTCTATGATACGGAATTGCTGGAACTGGAAAGCAAACGCGACTTTGAGAATCTGGAAGACGATGAGTTATTTGAGGACGCGGTTCGGGTGGTGTTGGAAACCCAGCGCGGGTCGGTATCATTAATCCAGCGCCGGCTGAATATCGGATACAGCCGGGCTGCCCGGTTGATAGAGATGATGGCCAAGGTCGGTATCGTCGGCGGCTATAAGAACAGCAAGGCCAGGGAGGTCATCATGAATCTGGCAGATTGGGAGAACGCTAAAACCACGGCCGGAAGGCAATAA